The Nothobranchius furzeri strain GRZ-AD chromosome 17, NfurGRZ-RIMD1, whole genome shotgun sequence nucleotide sequence TCAAATCCAAGCATTTCCCCATCTttttttctgtcagaagcaaatgcaagagataggtataggagaccgttttcatgttcagcccgcatGACAAACtcggactgattataatcagaaataacaattCAAAActgtttttttcagtcaaccacacctttaagttggGATTGAGGCAAAACCCTTTGTTGgtttttctgtttctgtaatTCCTTGTAAAATGAATCAGACAGACACACGTTCCACTACCACCTTGCCGTGTTGTTTCTGACACCCACTTGCCTCGATGATCACCCTCGTATCATGGCTGTCCTGGTCTAAGACATGGGGTGGGGCAGGGccctgcctaaccctaacccttgctCTCAGCCTGTGTGGGAGCTGTGTGGTTTAATCATTTCAAATTAATTTGTCTTTAGGTCATTCATAAAATGCAAAACCTTGTTGTTACAGTTTGCTAAAAACATCTCAACCCAAATGTTTACTCTAAAATGTTAGATCTGTAACAAATCTGAATGTTGCATGTCATACTATGAACATGAAATTTGAACACGTTGATGAAACAAATTCCGCTAACGCGTTGAATCTGAAATCCTAGTCCTACGTGTCAGAACTGGTTGGGTTTTGTTTTGACTCAAAGTGAAGCTTGCTTGTCCTGTGGGTGTGCAGACCTTTGGCCTGTCTGAACATGATCCACTATGTTAAATCTGTTCAATATTATTTAGTATGTTCTGTTGGTTTACACCCGGTCAGAttattctttgtttttatgtAGTTTCTGGTGCTGGTCATCAGCATGTTTCCTTCCTGCTTTACATCCTCTTCCTGCTGCCTTTAGAACATTAGATACAGGAATACTTGGACTCGGGCTATATTGTTGCCGTACATTTGTATATCATTTGGCTACAAAGTCTTGTAGCaagttttttgcttttatttgttttttgttattctCTAAAAGTGGTATTTTAGTTTTACCAAGCTGCGTGTCTCATAATGCTAATTTGATCTGATTAAGAGTAATGGATCATAGATTTCTGAAGTCAGTAGTGTCAAAGTCTACTTTGTGTTTGGTGTAGGCTTCAGGGTGTGTTCAGCAGTGTTTATGACAAGTTTTAGATAAAGGATTGTAATTTGTACGCCCTCCTGCTTTGATTTCTAAATGGTGAAAGTCGGTCAACCAAAGTGGTTCTAATTCCAATAAGTTAGTTTTTACACCAATGCAGGTTTTGGAAAACCAGAACTAATTCAGTGTCAACCTTTTCTTGAGCTAAAGCAACAAACTGCCTCAGTCAGCGTCTGGAGAGAAGCTTTGAAACCACCATGTTTTAAAATCCAATATAGCTTACTTGGACCACCCCCGACTTTATTTATATTATCTGGTATCTTGTGGTCTTGCTGGTAAGAAATAAAATCCAGAGGAACGATGAGCGTTATTCATTCATTGCTAATATTTTCCTAAGTTTAATTTGtttgaatttatttttttattcctttttttcCAGTTTCCTTTAAAAATAACTAGGTCATATATTTTgctggccaaaaaaaaaaaaagacaacttGGCGTGGACTTTGTTTTAATTAGAGTTGGATACAAAGTTTTCAGGCAGCTTTTAAAAGTTCAGCAGGTGGTGATTACAGATGTAGTTGTGAAAATGTCCAGCGTGTATATTTGGCAGACGAAGAGTCCCGAGGCACATTTTCATTGTATTCCATCATGGAACATTTAATTTGGGGACTATGATTGTTTAAACCcagatgaaaacaaaaacaaggtGGTAAACAAAACAGTCTCCTCCAACCAACATTTCTGCTCCATTTAAGAaactttaaactgacataaaggcTATCAACAAGATGACACGCAGCAGTGAAGTTCTCCATTTCTTTAGAAAAGGTTATGTTGTTGAAGTCGTACAGCTGTCTGTAACCGATGTCTCAGATGCTCTGCTCCAAACCAACTTGTGCCTGTTTAATGATGCGTATTCTTTACATATTATCTTAATTACTTTGACTGTTCTCCTGAGCTTTATGGCTCAGTTTTTATAGTACTCCTTACTCAGTAGTACTAGATGTAGAAGGTATGCTCTTGAgtcacctctgttgctattccTAGTATACAGTTAGAGTAGCTGtaggcagcgtgtgtgtgtgtgtgtgtgtgtgtgtgtgtgtgtgtgtgtgtgtgtgtgtgtgtgtgtgtgtgtgtgtgtgtgtgtgtgtgtgtgtttgagagagcATTTCTTGTGTTAGACTTTTACTTTTAATAGAGCTGTGACATCATCTGGCCCTGTGCTGGTACTTTGAGTCAGCGCAGTAGACTAGGGTGTGTTCCAGACATCCAGGACGTTGCTAAATCACCCTActgttcgttaaaagcacgttGTCTCCATGGTGATGGGGTTCAGATGTAAAGGCTTGTTTTCACGTCATCTTTCTAGCCTAATTCACCAGTTGTGTAAGTAGATTATATAGATGGTGAAGTTTATTGCTTGAATTAAGATTACTAGTTTGAACGAGAAGCTAAGAGTCTGTTGGCGTGCATCTGGTGTAAAGTGATGTCTCTGTTAGGAACGTTCTTTAATTACAACGGTTGGTCCATTTGGGGTTAAATCTAATCTGCTTCTGTAGCACCAGTAAGACTGAGTTTTGGCTGAATGATGATGtggagaaccaagaatgattcttGGGGTTTAGGCGGTTTGGTTTAAAAGCCTGGTCAGAATTTTATAGTGAGATATTTCAAATTTAGTTTTAACACTTTGTGCAACGATGCAAGGTATCACCTCATCAATGTTCAAAGAAAAGACAAATCTGCTTTTccaactgacattaatgctttaaAAGCTCTTGGTTAGTCTTGCATACACTATAGATTGTTGGTTTGGTCGTCATTACCGAATGCAACACTGTTTGGACCGCCACTCAGCAGTACAGTTAAGCCTTTAATTATAGCATCTAAGATGAGTAACGCAGAAGAAAAGATGAACTGTTGACACATCCGTAATTTCTGATTTCCTTCTCTTTATCGATCATTTTCCTTCAGAAACCACCAAGACTTTTGTTATTGCAGTTAACTAATATGACTCTTGTgttgcagtaaaaaaaaattacCTCATTTCATAATTTTAAACTCATTTGAAAATGAAGTTTGGTGTCTATGGTTTACTTCTGACTGTAGATGACaaagaaatgtttgtttttgccaTTTCAGCGTGTTCTTTGATGCTCCATGATTACTCATCACAGTAAATCCTAagttttttgttattttgtttttgtaggTAGGATTTAAAGATTGCCAAAACTATACTGATTGGAAACGGATCAGAATAATCTCATTGGTCTGTTTGTTGTTCCAGACTGGACGCATCGACAAAGCCTACCCAACAGTATGTGGCCACACAGGCCCCGTGCTAGACATCGACTGGTGCCCCCACAACGACCAGGTCATCGCCAGCGGCTCCGAGGACTGCACAGTGATGGTACGGCCTCCTTCACAAGTCACACCTGAAACTAAATGAGTGGAAAACGCTGGATAATCATCTGAATCTCTAAAATGATAGAGACTTGATGTGTTGATTGCAAGAGGCCAGACTGTTGCAAACCAGTGATGGCTGCAGGCCTCACCCTCTGGATTAGATTAGGCTCAAATATGTGTTGCAGGAATCAGAGCTGGGGAATGATTTCACTGTTTATTGAGCTGAGGTCACTGATGTTTTTTGAGCCTGTATGTATTCTTCCCTTAAGTGTCCTTATTTGGCCAACGCTAGTTCTGACCACTTCCTTACCTGAAAGGCCAAACTTCCTGTTTTGAAATATAAATAGAAACCAAACATGTTGGCCACATTGAGCAAAAAGAGGGGATTATCAGATCAGTGGTGGTGGGGAGGGGCGTTGATGTCACAGAATAATACAGGTTGCACAAATGTTTTGTTACATAACTTCATAGGTGGTGTAAAGGTTTATGATCCTGGATCGCGCTGACTGAGAGGTTTGGTAGTCATATTCTAGTCTTAAACCCATGAATCTGTTGCTTTGTGTTCTGAAAGGGATTTCTATTTAAAACAACTTTttaaaagctgatttaatttttgtttttaacaTTTCTGTCCCTGAGTTACATGCTCGGAGTCTTAGCCACTGCTGCCCCCTTCAGGTCTCTTTTGGTAATAACTGAACATTTGTTTTGTAGCCACGTCTTGCCTTTAGTTGTCTACACAATtagtttttattaatttattctccAGAGAATAACTTCTGGCAGGTTAGTGTGTCATCCATGTGTATTTGGTCCTCCGTAGGTATGGCAGATTCCTGAGAATGGCCTTGTCACCCCTATGGCGGAGCCAGTGGTGGTCCTGGAAGGCCACTCTAAGCGTGTGGGCATCATCACGTGGCATCCAACAGCACGCAACGTCCTCCTTAGTGCAGGTGAGAAGCCCGGGCTGCAGTTCACATGAGAAACGTGACATTTTAGCAGCAGCTGTAAGAACAATAAATGCTGAGTGATGTTGACCTTTACTTCCATCCACAATCAGGTTGTGACAACCAGGTAATTATCTGGAACGTGGGCACAGGGGAGTCCATGATCACCCTGGAGGACATGCACCCTGATGTTATCTACAACGTCTCCTGGAACCGTAACGGCAGCCTCATCTGCACCTCCTGCAAGGACAAGTCCATCCGTGTCATCGACCCGCGCAAGGAAACCATCATCGCTGTGAGCGGTTCTCTAACCTGCTGCGACATTTTTGTTTTGATTCTGTGTAGTGTCTCACACAGCAAGAATGTTTTTCATAGCATTTATATATACTTCCAAGTGTTTGTTGTTAGGCTGACTTTGAACTCGTAGCAGTCAGAGATTAGTCACGTCTGACATGTGCTtcacaggagaaggagaaggcgcaCGAGGGCGCTCGACCCATGAGGGCCATTTTTCTCTCAGATGGCAACATCCTCTCCACCGGTTTCAGTCGCATGAGTGAGAGACAGCTGGCtctctggaatgtggtaacaCAAACACTCTGTGCTGTTGTTTTATCGACGTGTTTTAAACTTGTCAGTAATGCATTCATCCCACAGAGTTTTGACCACaatccatttttgtttttgtttttagcaaAACATGGAGGAACCCATGACTGTTAATGAGATGGACACCAGCAATGGAGTGCTTTTGCCCTTCTATGACGCAGATACCAACGTGGTTTACCTCTGTGGGAAGGTGTGTAAGCAGTTTAGTTACTCGTGTGTCAAAATAGCGCAGCACTTGGTATGGAGGTTAAAAAACGGCCAAACAGAAATAAAACTCAACCTTCTTTCTTGCCAGGGTGACAGCAGCATCCGCTACTTTGAGATCACAGATGAGGCTCCATATGTTCACTTCCTGAACACCTTTGTCACCAAGGAGCCTCAAAGAGGCATGGGCTACATGCCCAAGAGGGGCCTTGATGTGAACAAGTGTGAAATTGCAAGGTAAGCAAGATGGGGTGGCTCCTGGTTTCACCACTAGGAGGCAGAGTGTCACCAATTTACTAAAAATGACTgcatttgttgtgtgtgtgtgtgtgtgtgtgtgtgtgtgtgtgtgtgtgtgtgtgtgtgtgtgttaggttcTATAAACTGCATGAAAGGAAGTGTGAACCCATTGTGATGACTGTTCCTAGAAAGGTGAGTCCACATCCTGAATGACCTCTTCAGCTGAAGCTCATCTTCCTGTTAAATCCTCGTCTTTTCTGGGTAAAGACCTTGTTgttaaactctctctctctctctctataagtCTGACCTGTTTCAGGACGACTTGTACCCAGACACAGCTGGACCAGACCCCACCCTGGAGGCTGAGGAATGGTTTGATGGTAAGAATGGAGACCCTATCCTCATCTCCCTGAAGAACGGCTACGTCCCGGGCAAGAACCGTGAGTTTAAGGTGGT carries:
- the LOC107393983 gene encoding coronin-1C-A isoform X3, which produces MRRVVRQSKFRHVFGQAVKNDQCYDDIRVSRVTWDSSFCAVNPKFVAIIIEASGGGAFLVLPLHKTGRIDKAYPTVCGHTGPVLDIDWCPHNDQVIASGSEDCTVMVWQIPENGLVTPMAEPVVVLEGHSKRVGIITWHPTARNVLLSAGCDNQVIIWNVGTGESMITLEDMHPDVIYNVSWNRNGSLICTSCKDKSIRVIDPRKETIIAEKEKAHEGARPMRAIFLSDGNILSTGFSRMSERQLALWNVQNMEEPMTVNEMDTSNGVLLPFYDADTNVVYLCGKGDSSIRYFEITDEAPYVHFLNTFVTKEPQRGMGYMPKRGLDVNKCEIARFYKLHERKCEPIVMTVPRKSDLFQDDLYPDTAGPDPTLEAEEWFDGKNGDPILISLKNGYVPGKNREFKVVKKNPLDCKGTKKTEHSSHAHKSASPTPSIKSEAKMEEILKEIKSLKDLISSQEKRIIKLEEQMSKVDL